Genomic DNA from Pleurodeles waltl isolate 20211129_DDA chromosome 1_2, aPleWal1.hap1.20221129, whole genome shotgun sequence:
TTAATCTCATTCACAGTGTTAGTAAggttattaatatatttgttaATACTCTCAGCACTATCCGGAATACACATATACAACTGCAATTTCACAACATGATAGAAACCTACCTCTTTAGCATTGCTAACATCATTCTGTTCTGGATTGCCAACTGATCTAATCAAACATTTCTTCATTAATGTTAGCATAGGTACCAATGTGTTATCTACTAAACCCTCTAGTAAAATTGACAGGTCTCTTATCTTCGCTTCACTGAAACCAACACCTATAGGAGGAATCAAAACACCAATTACACCAAATACTAGTTGACCCATAGTTTCTCTTTTCATTCTTCTTTGATGCACATTATTCCACCTAATCACATGAAAGAATTTAGGAAAAATTAAGGCTAGATGATGCACATCTGCCAGCCTTGTGAAAGAAATGTGATAAATACCTTGAAACAAAATAGCAACACTTCCCAGCATATAAAACCTATCTATAAATTAATTATAAGCACACACATAACTCCCCATCATAACTCGGTTATGCTTCCCATTAATTTCCTTTGAGATCTCTCCAAATTCTAAAACAAGAATGTATTTGTCAATTTTTTATTCACAGTGAAATCAggtcctgttttagagtttggcgtggggaaatactccgtcacaaacgtgacaggtatCCCGTCAGCCATATTAAGATTCCATAGTAGCCTGGGGATCGTAATACAACAGACGGGATATGGTCACGTTTGTGGCGgtaaacccatccgccaaactataaatcaggccctcaatctctaTACTAGTCAATCTACCCAAATTCTGTATGTTAGTACTTCCAATTTTAGTACTATGAAACACAATAGAACCCTTATAGGGTTGAATTATCTGCTTCAAGATTTGAAATAACAGATAAGTAATATTTGGGCAGATCATAATCTACAATAAATTATTCTAAATAATCCTGGTGCATGATTATAGAATAATATACTGCAAAAATTAACTAGACAAAAGAGGTAATTCTATATAAGACAAACCTCATGAAACAGAAGTGGGCAGGTACAAATATTGCAATCAGACAGTTCATAACCCTCTGTAATTCTGCAACAATATATGTAAgagttttcttcaaattcttcatcaTAAATATTTCTGTTTTCAAACCTTTGAAGTTTAGTAGTATTCAGAAATATTGAGCCGTGAATAGTGTTTAGGAGATACGTACCAGGAGGCTATGTCTATACTAATATATCAATAGGTACAACTGAAATAATAATTTTTACAATTATTTAAAAAGCCATCCAATTCCTCTCCTTTCTCCTTTTAAGAAAGCACAAATTCAAAGATAGTCAGTTCTTCTCAAaactaaaaaacaattaaaaacaaaaattctaGAGGAAAAATTCAGTCTTACAAAAACTCAGAGCAAGAGATTACTTCTTCAAAAAGAAACATATTTAGCATTGATCAGTTCATAGGTCATTTGTCATTTCACCTCACAGCTCCCGGGAGACTTTTCAAGTGAATGTCTCTTTTATCCAGTTTGAGCTTACATCCAGATTTACATCTTGGTGGTAAGGATGTGTATCTCTACTGCCAAGATAATGGTCAGCTTGTGATATTTATATGTGGACTGACTGTTGGTATAACCATGGTAGAGAATAGTCTGTCACTGCCATTGTGACACCCCTCCAACAGTCTGATGAACTAAGGGCCGTCAGACCTCTGTGTCCACCTACTTCATTTAGATGGGAATACAGGTCACTTTTCACTGCTGGAAAACCCTGGCACTAAGGGACAGTAAAAATTGTCTACTGCTCCCCTCCTCATCGGAGATagctcccatggtgaggggggtggcatttttttattttttaaaaaaagaatcccccctccctttgggattttctttttgaaaataaacaaaaataagttTGAGGTATGGCTATATCATGTTCACAGAACCGTGCTTCAGAGCTGTGCATCAAACATAAACAAACATTGACAGGAAtgctgacagtggttcctgccattGCTTTTGAAATGACCACCAGCCCTTTCCCCTTGACTGAAGGCAAGGGttttctcacatgctttttgatGAAGACCCATTTGACAAGCTGCAGATCATGACACAATTCTGTACTTGCAGAAGGTGTAGCAAGTTGCACATGATGAGAGACAGAGCGTACTGTAAGTTGTCCtggtttcatttgttttttttatacatttctttattggcattttagaCTACATACATTAACAAAGAGGCAATAGAAAAGGCCCTAACATACATGTAGCATATCATGAGGTATTCCCTGCATCTCTGTAGACTTCAATCATGTGTTCAAGGCCACCCTAACGGAGTGGCAGAGTGTGTACCTGGGGAAAAGAAGTTCCAACTCAGCATGATAATCCCAGGATCTGCCAATTAAAGAAAGTACTATACAACAGAAATATCGTCAACTGTGCAGAACGAAGCAACATCTGTCTGAATAAAGCATCTGGAGGTATGTATCGTATTATCAAGAGACCAGTGTGAGAAAAGAGGGGGGACAgcgagggaggggaagggtggagcAAGTATAAATACCCAtatctaaaccatgtttcaatgagAGAGGGAAAGCAGGAAAGCAAAAAAGGGAAATCATGGTACGTGAGACATGCAAGTAAATATTTCAAGTCAGTATGGCACTTTGCAATTAACATCTTACCCAATGGCATAGATCCATGCGGAATATCAAATGGCCGGCCTTAGGTTTCTTCGATGCTATGCGTTGTATGTGTCTGTCCCAGGCAGCAATGGAAGTAGCAGTCCCTTGCAGTCTGCAGCATCGTATCATTGCCTCAGGCTCAGCTACTGCCCACTTGTGGAGCACTTTCAACCAAATAATTACTGTAAGGGGTGCAGGGCCTTCCACTGCATCATGATGAGTCGCTTGCATAACACAGTTGCTACGTCAGTGAGTTTCAAATAATGTTTATTATGTCTGGTGTGTGCCACAATACCCAGCAGACAAACTAGCGGCCTCGGCTGGATCGGCAGCTCCACAACGTCTGACACCAGTTCCATGATCTAATTCCATGTGCATCACAGCGTGGGACATTCGCAAACCACGTGAATGAATGTCGCTTCAGGTAAATTACAATTAGGGCATTTGGCATGGGACGCCGGAAACATTTTGCTGAGACGATATGGTGCGAGATAAGGCTGATGTACGTAACTGAATTGCGTATACTTCAGCCTGCATTGTTGAACTCATTCAAGCACCATGTTCCATTTTTGAGATGTGAATGTTATAGACAAGGAGTCCTCCCAGCATCTCCTTCttccagctggggggggggggctttcccTCCTTCAGTGCTATATATAGAGTTGAAATTGCCTTAATGCCCAAATCATGGGTTAATATACATTGGAGTCCCAGGTGTATCGGAGGTTCCACTGGTCCCTGGTGCCAGATGTTAGTGGTTCATGCCCTAAGCACCAAATAACATAGAAAATTACCAGCTCCTATGTCAAATTGAACGCATATGTTGGGAAAAGAGAGTAGTGCACCCTCTTGGTACAACGTACCTAATTGGGTTAAACCAGCCTTCCGCCATGGGGTCTAGTCATATATTTCAAATAACTTGTGCAAGGTTGGTAGGCTCCATAGAGGAATCTGGGGCGCATAGGGGTGTGGAGCTCTTTGGGTGTGTATGTAACGTTTCCATGTTTGTTTTGCTACCTGTAAGAGTATACTTCCCTCTCCCCCTGGTTTAAGTAGAGAAAAAAGCCATCCCAAAAGGTCTGTATTCCTTAGGACTGTTTTCACCATGTTACCCTAGTCTGACACCACACTCGTTAGCCACTTCATTTGCAGCTGGAGCTGTGCTGCTGTGAAGTGCAATTcaagatctgccccccccccaggccctCCATTGAGCTAGTGTATTGGAGAACCATTAAAGACGCCTTTTTCCTTGCCTGGCCCCATATAAGGGTTGACATCAGGCCACGTAGAGTGGCAAAAAAGGATGAAGGTGGGAATACCGGTATGGTTGTAAAGTAATATAATAGCCATGGGAGAACCACCATCTTAGTGATCAACGCCCTCCCCATGGGCGACAATGACAGACGCACCCAGAAAAGCAGGGATCGGTGTAGGGACGCTAGCGCCGCACTGTGGTTACCATCCAATAGGTCCTTGGTTGTGTGACATACATTTACCCTCAAATATCAGAAGGTGTCAAAGGCCCAGGGTAAGCAGTCAGCTGCCAGTAGATGGCGCTGGGCCTGTTCCACCCTCCACAGCAGGAAAATGCAGTACTTAAACCAGTTAATTTTGAGTCCTGTTAAGACACCAAATTGTGTGAGTACCTCATTTAGGTCGCATACATAAATAAGAACATTATCAGCATGTAGGGAGACGATATGCCAGGCAGTCCCCACTCGGACTCCCCAGTCCGGTCCTTTCTTGTGGAGTATGGCAGCCAAAGGCTCCATGGTCAAGGCAAACAGTACTGGCGAGAGTGAACATCCCTGCTGAGTGCCTCGTTCTATATTGAAGGAGCGTGATATATATTGGCCTATCTTTACTCAGCCTTGGGGTTAGTACATAATATTTAAATCCAGTAGATTGAGGCCCATACCAAAAGCTTGTATCACTTGGAGCAAGTTGCTCCAATTGAtcatatcaaaggccttttcaaagtctaaaaGACACCACAACTGGGACGTCAGGGTCTGTTACTGAGGCATCTTCTATGTGGCACAGTCATCTGATATTGAAATGTGTGGCTCTGCCTggtatgaagccattttggtcagaGTGAATCAAGGTGCGCAGCAGGGTGAGTAGTCTATTAGCAAGAATTGTACTCACTATTTTTTAATCCACGTTTAATATAGAAAGTGGTCTGTAAGAACCCACCTCAATGGGATCTCTGCCCAGTTTAGGGAGCACAATAATTAGGACTTCACTGAGGGAAGTGGGGAGAGCGCTGTACCTGTGAGCCTCTCCATAAACTTCTAAAAGGTGCGGGGCAATGGTGTCACTATATGTTGCATCAAATTCAAGCGGGAACCCATCAGTGCCATGTGTTTTTCCATGCGCCATCTGCTGGATAGCTAGTTTAATTTCCTCTAGTTGCAGGGGTTGTTCCAGTTCCCGacgttgcagtgtatttaaagtggGTAGTGATCCCTCTCTTAAATATTTCTGTACGTGTCATGTGGGTGCATCTCCAAGAAATGAATATAATTCCTTGTAATATTTAGTAAACGCGTCACTATTGTCTAcctggtgtcaacatcaggacagtgcgtgctcaacgggcgacgtaaatgcaaaaacccagcctttatgcagaGACATATTTCATGcactgtgtttatatgcagtatgttaaccctttacattgcagagctttcaccttgaaaggtcattaatgctgtttgtaattcattgttcatttgcaaggcttgtttgcagggtgtggtcctttattctaagactttctcgaagcctttcttgcagcatggttgggtgtagctcgtgggcggggcttggctctatataaaggagccagcccagctccacatgctcactattgagaggtcccggtgcagagcagcagcattttccagagctcctgtcccggaggcctatccagtcatttccaggcctgcacttgcttatttggtgatctccaagcagggcggtaaggcggaggtcgggttaggccctccGACTccattttccagtgacactcgagttttgggcctaaacttgaaattgcgtgtgcaattgttttccaggcatttatttctttgcattcagatcggcagtgtgcgcaatcatttcatggcatatacattgtgaattccgaatcagcaacagtgtgcgcgactccttccaggcatttattttttggcattcagttcggctgtgtgcgcgatcatttcatgacatttgtatcgtgaattctgaatcggcaacagtgtgtgcgattctttccctgcatttaactcttgaatcatgGATCGGGGTTGTGCGCAATCATTTAATTGCATgtaaatctagatgttcgaatcagcaacagagtGTGCGATTCTTTCCTGGTGtataacttttgaaatacagattggcggagtgcgcgatcatttctagacattgaaacctaggtgtgcagttttgatttaagtgcataatattccctgaacatttgagtcttgaaactcttattcagagagtgacgtagaagtgttattcatggtatttgtacagttcattcaggCAGAGAAAAActatgtgctctttgattcttgctacaatgcagagattgttctaagaagtattttggagagagtttattgttcaaaatataatatgctaattctggaatgtttatgagaaaaccttgcataacctttcttgatttccaggtggcgcaaaccacaggtaggAGTCGTAGGagtcgttatttttgacacacaccgcagtgtcaagtcgtaaagcaaaacgacgttaaagcagcgtaaatgactgtgggtcgatttacgaccccgcaaactggatatgtgccgtgtttttacgcaatagcatccaTAAAacctgcaaacactgccatttcacactcataagaagaaaagaaagtgttgcttcagtgcagaggagcaagaaattctggttaaagaggtgacggaacaccagcaccaactgtttgtcacctcaaagttgccaatcagtaggagagaggctatatggcaacaaattgttgacaagttcaacagtgtggcagaagtacgcagaacagtcatcgagtgcaagaaacgctggcatgactgcaagcgcaggacaaaggaaaagatggccaggaacaggaaggcagcactgcagactggagggggtagtccagcacaccaggaggccctggaccacatggaggagatggtcgcagctgtcatccctgaggagatcgtcacagggattcaaggacaggacagcgaagactaccaggagacaatgcacatgcagggtaagttgcatggggaattaaaatgcactaatgtcaactgtgagcagggggggataccgaccacaaaatgcatggaagtcatcatatacatggagtggcatgggtaaagggacacggcatgtgggcatggcctgcacaaacaggagctggggcacaccattacactacaccaacaacagtcccatgggggcatgctgccatgccaacgatggagcaaagggaaatccacgccaggagggaaggccacaacgtcaaactgacatcccagcacacgtcagccaccataccccatacattaactagggccctcttaacaacctctagccataccaacaactggaatgtaactgcgacaacagttgccactaccacctccgctctgtgtgcagctcaagtagccaatggcagtatccatggatcatacacacctaaattagggggttgaggatgacaacttcaacaatcccctgaaacaagacaaaagccccagtactgtcaaatgtcaatgcctatagtttttgcaaacatcagccaatgtaaacaacaataggagctacacagcactaaggacatacccatgctgcatatgtcagggtccatcctttgCCTGGGTTACAATgtcacatcccaaatgtcatactgctcagacaacagcattgagggggacacatataactggtcactgaaaaacacctgcacagtcagaggaggaaataggacactgatacgattatcagggcaatccaatgtaccatgcattccccaacatcagcagtacacattaccaatgccaacatccatatcgtgtcataacattgctatgcataggatatgccacatgtcaaatacatttaagtggatgtgaaagatcagagattggggcaggtccagattgttaagtgtgctgctagggccattagaacacccacagccagtgaaaagtctcaccatgagaatggatgcagatggagggttgagtaggacaagaaggtggcaattctctatttggccaaaaccaacacctagaggagatgatgccgacaagtctaataactcaataacatacatgtgacatgcaggtgggccataggcttgggagaatgcccatctgaaggactggagcaatgaacaagaaacaagatcacaatgtgaattcatcacaaggcaggcatgtcacatcactcatgtcacaacacagacacactaattgtaccctgtttcattgcagaggaagatggatctcctgctaatatgcctgtcccagattaccctgatgacatggatgacgagccgataaacattccccaggagactatccaaaaggtccatgaaaccctccagaccccaccttcagtcacaaggaggagcacagaacaagcagctatcgcagaggatccacccaccaccccaattgtaagacttgccagctccaatacagctgaggactcagacgacactggcaccatctttgagagaactgtagttggagtacagcgggagctggccaaggaggtgcgggtggggatgcaaactatggcagccagccttgagggggtgcgttcgtgcatgatgtcagccgcagatcaggcagcagctatgcaagccctaacatctatcttgcaggaacagcaaaaaacccagaaggaaatcatcacagctgtaatacagttgacccaacacctacaacagcaatcctgtcaacgcgtgcatgaatgcaacattgaacacatcagggccgacctggctgtctaccattgtgatgtggctgctattctcaagaaccagcagatcctccttgctgcagtactgcccttaagaccttcacaggtagcagcgaccgggatgtctgactccacgtcttctaaccagaggtatgtgttgccccttctCAACCAcctccaacaaggacagaggaggcaacacacacaccagaagaagaagacatggaacagatcacattcacaaggaaaagtacccggaatcactagtccctgccacatggccaactattaccaaggtcctgcgctttgtaacttgccagtcttgcaacaactctacttaatgactgttctgcttaccactgtatatcttgtcagcctgcccactgattgtctctctcctacttattggcaaatcctgtccctctgcactgtctgaaacatcaaccccagcatgtcagaaGCAttaccttaaccccttgtgtaggatcacaatgtaagatgtcactataatggactcacaatcatggacaatgtacagatagcactgcagcacttttcaataaatagcacttacacaagaactctgtctctgggtaatgtgacatatcaactgggcagtagataactgaaatgtgcctactgtcaaattacgtagcttgtcaatacaactgtcctgatattatgtagtcagatgaATCAGCACAGTGCCcctgattgcatcatactctgcccatcctgagggacatatcttatgaagtgagaaaccatgcaccatcatgctgtgttgggcagaagaatgcttcctcaagggatatctaagtcatcaaatagtggccgcaaaatgttgtcaccatgcaatactaacacatataacagtgcacaataatctaagcaaacactgcaaaaactgcataaattaaggtgtttgagtttacatacaaataggtaatcatgctgaactgtgtcacaaatgacgtatgagagttatgaagacaagaatacaagagtgcctatgagaactcatcttataagggtgtccttgatcatcacactgcagtcagacctaaaactgttcccccaataacaagtctggaagcacagtttgtgacgtagaaaacacacttatctacagaaacacattgtcatccatattaactgtgattggtggttgcaacgaagggtggaaactttgcaaggtatctCTGGGGTagtacagctaatttgggatttgtttgtagcataggacacaaatataatagtacaaaattcatgtacactgattccaaacccagggtCAAGTACCATTTAACAGATACTGTTAAGggtaaaccaaatatttattaaatgctaattacAGAAGTAGAAACcaagggaaaaatcttacctaccctaatctaccctgactactcattacccacaact
This window encodes:
- the LOC138295595 gene encoding uncharacterized protein; amino-acid sequence: MARNRKAALQTGGGSPAHQEALDHMEEMVAAVIPEEIVTGIQGQDSEDYQETMHMQEEDGSPANMPVPDYPDDMDDEPINIPQETIQKVHETLQTPPSVTRRSTEQAAIAEDPPTTPIVRLASSNTAEDSDDTGTIFERTVVGVQRELAKEVRVGMQTMAASLEGVRSCMMSAADQAAAMQALTSILQEQQKTQKEIITAVIQLTQHLQQQSCQRVHECNIEHIRADLAVYHCDVAAILKNQQILLAAVLPLRPSQVAATGMSDSTSSNQRYVLPLLNHLQQGQRRQHTHQKKKTWNRSHSQGKVPGITSPCHMANYYQGPALCNLPVLQQLYLMTVLLTTVYLVSLPTDCLSPTYWQILSLCTV